A single genomic interval of Mucilaginibacter robiniae harbors:
- a CDS encoding M1 family metallopeptidase yields the protein MLQAHAQTLSMPPEVAAAYQKGTRSMNGQPGKNYWQNTGRYDIAVSMTPPNNRIDGVEHITYFNNSPDALRSLNMKLIVNVHRAGRNSNPESGIQVDDFQVNGTKATWDNNAATTTNYKVNLSKPLQPRDSVKLDITWHYALSRTEGRDGVIDSTTFYLAYFYPRVSVYDDYKGWDTQPHTGGLEFYNDFNDYNLKVTVPKNYIVWATGTLQNPSQVLQPEAVQKLQASFTSDSTIHIATAQDLTHKNITAQNETNTWVWTAHHISDMTVGVSDHYDWDAASVLVDDKTNRRASMQAAFPDASEDFHHSVQFGRYSLGWFSHNWPGVPYPFEKSTAFQGFADMEYPMMINDSHETDLGFAELVQDHEQAHTYFPFYMGINESRYAFMDEGWATTFEYLIGITEKGKKAADEFYKQFRVTRWIHQPHTQENPVITPSPDVTYGSGDNAYGKPSLSYLALKDMLGDELFKKALHTYMDNWNGKHPIPWDYFNSMSSGSGKNLNWFFYNWFFTPSYIDLGLEKVVQKGNNATLSIKNIGGFAIPFDVNVTYADGTADTIHQTPIVWEKNQQQITLRVKTEKQVKAITLDGGIFMDADEKNNTWTAQ from the coding sequence ATGCTACAGGCTCATGCACAAACTTTAAGTATGCCGCCCGAAGTAGCGGCGGCTTATCAGAAAGGTACCCGTTCCATGAACGGTCAGCCAGGTAAAAACTACTGGCAAAATACAGGTCGGTATGATATTGCAGTTAGCATGACGCCGCCCAACAACCGCATTGATGGAGTAGAACATATTACTTACTTCAATAACAGTCCGGATGCTTTACGCAGCCTGAACATGAAACTGATTGTCAACGTTCATCGGGCTGGCCGAAATAGCAATCCGGAATCAGGCATTCAGGTAGATGATTTTCAGGTTAACGGTACCAAAGCCACCTGGGATAACAATGCCGCAACTACAACCAATTATAAAGTTAACCTGAGTAAACCGCTGCAACCGCGTGATTCGGTAAAGCTGGATATTACCTGGCATTATGCCTTATCCCGAACTGAGGGCCGTGATGGAGTTATTGATTCCACTACTTTTTACCTGGCTTATTTTTACCCGCGAGTATCCGTATATGATGATTACAAAGGTTGGGATACCCAGCCACACACCGGCGGACTAGAGTTTTACAATGATTTTAATGATTACAATTTAAAAGTAACCGTACCTAAAAACTATATTGTTTGGGCTACGGGTACGCTGCAAAACCCGTCACAGGTTTTACAGCCCGAAGCGGTACAAAAGCTGCAAGCTTCCTTCACCAGCGATTCTACCATCCACATTGCTACGGCGCAAGATTTAACCCATAAAAACATTACGGCACAAAATGAAACCAATACCTGGGTGTGGACTGCGCATCACATCAGCGACATGACGGTAGGCGTGAGCGACCATTATGATTGGGATGCGGCCAGCGTGTTGGTTGATGATAAAACCAACCGCAGGGCCAGTATGCAGGCGGCCTTTCCTGACGCGTCGGAAGATTTTCATCATTCCGTACAATTTGGTCGATACTCGTTAGGTTGGTTTTCGCATAACTGGCCGGGTGTGCCGTACCCTTTTGAAAAATCAACTGCTTTTCAGGGCTTTGCTGATATGGAGTACCCGATGATGATTAATGACAGCCATGAAACCGACCTGGGCTTTGCCGAGCTGGTGCAAGATCATGAACAGGCACATACTTATTTTCCGTTTTATATGGGCATTAACGAAAGTCGTTACGCCTTTATGGACGAAGGCTGGGCTACTACTTTTGAATACTTGATTGGTATTACCGAAAAAGGTAAAAAAGCAGCTGATGAGTTTTACAAGCAGTTTCGGGTAACCCGCTGGATACATCAGCCGCATACCCAGGAAAATCCAGTTATTACGCCATCTCCCGACGTTACTTATGGTTCGGGCGACAATGCTTATGGTAAGCCTTCATTAAGCTACTTGGCATTAAAAGATATGCTGGGCGATGAGTTATTTAAAAAAGCGCTGCACACCTACATGGACAACTGGAACGGCAAACACCCTATTCCGTGGGATTACTTTAATTCGATGAGCAGTGGATCGGGTAAAAACCTGAATTGGTTTTTCTACAACTGGTTCTTTACCCCATCTTATATTGATTTAGGATTAGAAAAAGTAGTACAAAAGGGTAACAATGCCACCTTATCCATCAAAAATATTGGCGGCTTTGCCATTCCGTTTGATGTGAATGTAACTTATGCTGATGGTACTGCCGACACGATCCACCAGACCCCAATAGTTTGGGAAAAGAACCAGCAACAAATAACGTTAAGAGTCAAAACTGAAAAACAGGTAAAAGCCATTACACTGGATGGCGGCATATTCATGGATGCCGACGAAAAGAATAATACCTGGACAGCGCAGTAA
- a CDS encoding M20/M25/M40 family metallo-hydrolase — MKKNLLLSALFLSSMGFSALAQEKVDQAAMQKIREEGLNHSQVMETAFYLTDVAGPRLSGSPGLKRAQTWAVDKLKSWGFSNVKLEPWGKFGKGWEVQKNYAAITVPYYHAIIAVPKAWTPGTNGPIKGDVVLLKADTVTDLAQYKGKLAGKIVIYDTQATLASGTQPDFKRYTDEQLTEMANATAQPNGQRPGSGGNPQMATMMAARRRAMAMRGAINTFLKGENVALVLSQARGTDGTVFTTNGASYADTAKAVAPELETSGEDYLRIVRLLKAGQKVQMEADVKTQFFTDDENGYNVIAEIPGTDKKLKDQVVMLGGHFDSWHGATGATDNAAGSAVMIEALRILKASGLKPKRTIRLALWSSEEQGLFGSRNYVANHYGNVKDGYKPEQAKVSAYYNLDNGTGKIRGVYLQGNEAIGPIFKAWLEPLKDLGATTVTIRNTGSTDHVSFDGVGIPGFQFIQDSMDYGTRTHHSNQDTYDRLVADDLKEAATVVAAFVYNSSERPDMLPRKEAPKPAGTN, encoded by the coding sequence ATGAAGAAAAATTTACTCCTATCCGCGCTTTTTTTATCCAGCATGGGCTTTTCAGCCTTGGCACAAGAAAAAGTTGACCAAGCCGCGATGCAAAAAATTCGCGAAGAAGGGTTGAACCATTCGCAGGTCATGGAAACTGCTTTTTACTTAACGGATGTAGCTGGTCCAAGGCTATCAGGCTCACCAGGTTTAAAGCGTGCACAAACCTGGGCAGTTGATAAACTGAAAAGCTGGGGCTTTTCGAACGTAAAGCTCGAACCCTGGGGCAAGTTTGGCAAAGGCTGGGAAGTACAAAAAAACTATGCGGCCATCACTGTTCCTTACTACCATGCTATTATTGCCGTTCCTAAAGCTTGGACACCTGGCACCAACGGACCGATTAAAGGTGATGTAGTACTGTTAAAAGCAGATACCGTAACTGACTTAGCGCAATATAAAGGCAAACTTGCCGGTAAAATAGTAATTTATGATACCCAAGCTACCTTAGCCTCTGGCACACAACCTGATTTTAAACGCTACACCGATGAGCAACTTACTGAAATGGCTAATGCTACCGCTCAGCCCAATGGTCAGCGCCCTGGTTCGGGTGGAAACCCGCAAATGGCTACCATGATGGCCGCTCGTCGCCGGGCTATGGCCATGCGTGGTGCAATCAACACCTTCCTGAAAGGTGAAAATGTAGCTTTAGTATTAAGCCAGGCACGTGGTACGGATGGTACTGTATTTACCACCAATGGCGCTTCGTATGCTGATACGGCTAAAGCGGTAGCTCCTGAACTGGAAACCAGTGGTGAAGATTATCTGCGCATTGTACGCCTGCTGAAAGCCGGCCAAAAAGTACAGATGGAAGCTGACGTTAAAACCCAATTTTTTACCGATGATGAAAACGGCTACAACGTGATAGCTGAAATACCAGGCACCGACAAAAAGTTGAAAGACCAGGTAGTAATGCTGGGCGGTCACTTCGACTCTTGGCATGGAGCTACCGGTGCTACCGATAATGCCGCCGGAAGTGCCGTAATGATTGAAGCTTTGCGCATATTGAAAGCTAGCGGCTTAAAACCTAAACGTACCATCCGTTTGGCTTTATGGAGTTCGGAAGAGCAAGGCTTGTTTGGTTCGCGCAATTATGTGGCTAACCATTATGGCAATGTTAAAGACGGCTATAAACCAGAGCAAGCGAAAGTTTCGGCTTACTACAACCTGGATAATGGTACCGGCAAAATACGCGGTGTGTATTTGCAAGGCAACGAAGCTATTGGCCCTATTTTTAAAGCTTGGTTAGAGCCGCTTAAAGATTTAGGTGCTACTACCGTTACCATCCGCAACACCGGCAGTACCGATCACGTATCGTTTGATGGCGTAGGCATTCCGGGCTTCCAGTTTATTCAGGATTCAATGGATTATGGTACACGTACCCACCACAGTAACCAGGATACTTATGACCGCCTGGTAGCTGATGATTTGAAAGAAGCTGCTACGGTTGTAGCTGCCTTTGTATATAACAGCTCTGAACGTCCGGATATGTTGCCTCGTAAAGAAGCACCTAAACCAGCCGGCACTAACTAA
- a CDS encoding S41 family peptidase, producing the protein MKQTATIIFRSVILLLAGMAIGLLIGNRHSDVEDADLPAPGTHKLDRVMQLVRKKYVDTIDADSVEGVTINNLLQKLDPHSTYLRQQQAQSLTEKLQGSFDGIGIESQLLRDTLFVTQVLRGGPAAKAGLPNGSRIITINNRPFSGTHLTTDRVSEAFEGKNDTGLDLGVLTGSGNKINSYHIMRGHISLSSLDAAYLTEPGVAYIKISKFGAATDDDFKTAMQKLKTNGMKKLVMDLRGNGGGYLNTATALADEFLPKGKLIVYTQGLHDPRTDYFATDSGVFEQGKLAVLIDEHSASASEILAGALQDLDRAIIVGRRSFGKGLVQEQFPFEDGSALNLTVARYYTPSGRSIQKSYKNGAESYRNDLNNRLQKGELYTAENNIEDSTAFNLSAPYHTESGKKVYGGGGIMPDIFVPEDAAINSLLIQDLNRNFLFTAYVLDHMQPLLKAYNNAVDFNSNYNVSDDELTHFIVYASGTLKEMDSHEINVARSYMKLLLKAHAGRFKWGNEVFYQIMNRNDEAIKKAIAALG; encoded by the coding sequence ATGAAACAAACCGCTACCATCATCTTCCGTTCAGTGATTTTATTACTTGCCGGTATGGCTATTGGTTTGCTTATCGGCAACCGTCATTCAGACGTTGAAGATGCTGATTTACCCGCACCTGGCACTCACAAACTTGATCGTGTAATGCAACTGGTTCGCAAAAAATATGTAGACACCATTGATGCCGACAGTGTAGAAGGCGTAACCATCAATAACTTGCTGCAAAAACTCGATCCGCATTCTACCTACCTGCGCCAGCAACAGGCCCAATCATTAACTGAAAAGCTGCAAGGTAGCTTTGATGGTATCGGCATTGAATCACAACTGCTACGCGATACGCTTTTTGTAACCCAGGTATTACGTGGGGGTCCTGCAGCCAAGGCGGGTTTACCAAACGGTTCGCGCATTATCACTATCAACAATCGGCCATTTTCGGGAACACACTTAACTACCGACCGGGTAAGTGAAGCTTTTGAAGGCAAGAATGATACAGGTTTAGATTTAGGCGTTTTAACCGGATCGGGCAACAAAATTAACAGCTACCACATTATGCGTGGCCACATTAGCCTGAGTAGCTTAGATGCGGCCTACCTGACTGAACCAGGAGTGGCTTATATAAAAATCAGCAAGTTTGGTGCAGCTACTGATGATGACTTTAAAACAGCTATGCAGAAGCTGAAAACCAATGGCATGAAAAAGCTGGTGATGGATTTGCGCGGTAATGGTGGTGGTTACCTGAATACCGCTACTGCACTGGCCGACGAGTTTTTACCTAAAGGCAAGTTGATTGTTTATACCCAGGGCCTGCACGACCCGCGCACCGATTACTTTGCTACTGATTCTGGTGTGTTTGAGCAAGGCAAGCTGGCGGTGTTGATTGATGAGCATTCGGCATCGGCCAGTGAAATACTAGCGGGTGCCTTACAAGATCTGGACCGTGCTATTATTGTAGGTCGGCGTTCGTTTGGTAAAGGCTTGGTACAGGAACAATTTCCCTTTGAAGATGGATCAGCTTTAAACTTAACTGTGGCACGCTATTATACGCCCTCAGGCCGCAGTATTCAGAAATCCTACAAAAACGGAGCGGAGAGCTATCGTAATGATTTGAATAACCGTTTGCAAAAAGGAGAGCTGTACACTGCTGAAAACAATATTGAAGATAGTACGGCTTTCAACCTTTCGGCACCATATCATACCGAAAGCGGCAAAAAGGTATATGGCGGTGGCGGCATTATGCCCGACATTTTTGTGCCCGAAGATGCAGCAATAAACAGCTTGCTGATACAAGATCTTAACCGGAACTTTTTATTTACTGCTTACGTGCTCGATCATATGCAACCGCTGCTTAAAGCTTACAACAATGCGGTTGATTTTAACAGCAATTACAATGTAAGCGATGATGAGCTTACCCATTTCATTGTATATGCTTCCGGTACCCTGAAAGAAATGGATTCGCACGAAATTAATGTAGCACGAAGCTATATGAAGCTTTTGCTGAAAGCTCATGCAGGCCGGTTTAAATGGGGTAATGAGGTATTTTACCAGATTATGAACCGTAATGATGAGGCTATAAAAAAAGCCATAGCAGCACTGGGATAA
- the murQ gene encoding N-acetylmuramic acid 6-phosphate etherase has protein sequence MDNTTEKESHYSHLETLPVSALLQHMNQEDRTVPDAVEKALPQLEKLVTAAVEKMKAGGRLFYIGAGTSGRLGVVDASECPPTFGVPFDWVVGIIAGGDSAIRKAVEFAEDDAEQAWKDLLAYNITDKDVLVGIAASGRTPYVIGGLKTAQQHGLVTGCIVCNAGSLVAAEAQYPVEVVTGPEFVTGSTRLKAGTAQKLVLNMLSTAVMIQLGRVKGNKMVDMQLTNHKLVDRGTRMIMQETGLNEQTAANLLQQHGSVRKAVEAYQQSK, from the coding sequence ATGGACAATACCACCGAAAAAGAATCACACTATAGTCACCTGGAAACGCTGCCGGTATCTGCGCTTTTACAGCACATGAACCAGGAAGATAGAACCGTTCCGGATGCGGTAGAAAAGGCCCTGCCACAACTGGAAAAGCTGGTAACAGCCGCAGTAGAAAAAATGAAAGCTGGCGGCCGCTTGTTTTACATTGGTGCCGGTACCAGCGGCCGGTTAGGTGTGGTAGATGCTTCGGAGTGCCCGCCCACCTTTGGTGTACCCTTTGACTGGGTAGTAGGTATTATAGCTGGTGGTGACAGTGCCATCCGAAAAGCGGTTGAGTTTGCCGAAGATGATGCTGAACAAGCCTGGAAAGATTTATTAGCTTATAATATTACGGATAAAGATGTGCTGGTAGGTATTGCAGCATCAGGCCGTACACCTTATGTAATTGGCGGTTTAAAGACGGCTCAGCAGCACGGATTGGTAACGGGATGCATTGTTTGCAATGCGGGCAGCCTTGTAGCCGCCGAGGCACAATACCCGGTTGAAGTAGTTACCGGGCCAGAGTTTGTAACAGGTTCAACCCGCTTGAAAGCTGGCACCGCGCAAAAGCTGGTTTTAAACATGCTGAGCACTGCGGTAATGATACAACTGGGTCGTGTAAAGGGTAATAAAATGGTGGATATGCAGTTAACTAACCATAAGCTGGTTGATCGCGGTACGCGCATGATTATGCAGGAAACCGGCCTGAATGAACAAACGGCCGCCAACCTATTGCAACAACATGGCAGCGTGCGCAAGGCGGTAGAAGCTTATCAGCAAAGTAAGTAA